From Kineosporia succinea, the proteins below share one genomic window:
- a CDS encoding cob(I)yrinic acid a,c-diamide adenosyltransferase encodes MVNLTRIYTRTGDDGTTALGDFSRTSKNDPRLIAYADCDEANSALGVVLAVGSPSPELVTLLRRVQNDLFDVGSDLCVPLAVAPKHEPLRVTADYVDRLEAACDEWNENLPALRSFILPGGSPASAYLHVARTVTRRAERSVWAALEEHGSSAEGGVNPLTAKYLNRLSDLLFILCRVANVDAGGDVLWVPGGERG; translated from the coding sequence ATGGTGAACCTGACCCGGATCTACACCCGGACCGGCGACGACGGCACGACCGCGCTGGGCGACTTCAGCCGCACCTCGAAGAACGACCCCCGGCTGATCGCGTACGCGGACTGCGACGAGGCGAACAGCGCGCTGGGCGTGGTGCTGGCGGTCGGCTCGCCGTCCCCCGAGCTGGTGACACTGCTCCGGAGGGTGCAGAACGACCTGTTCGACGTGGGCTCCGACCTGTGCGTCCCGCTGGCGGTCGCGCCGAAGCACGAGCCGTTGCGGGTCACCGCGGACTACGTCGACCGGCTCGAGGCGGCCTGCGACGAGTGGAACGAGAACCTGCCCGCGCTGCGCTCGTTCATCCTGCCCGGCGGTTCCCCGGCCTCGGCGTACCTGCACGTGGCGCGCACGGTGACGCGGCGGGCGGAGCGGTCGGTGTGGGCGGCGCTGGAGGAACACGGCTCGTCGGCGGAGGGCGGTGTGAACCCGCTGACCGCGAAGTACCTGAACCGGCTGAGCGACCTGCTCTTCATCCTGTGCCGCGTGGCGAACGTGGACGCGGGCGGGGACGTGCTGTGGGTGCCGGGCGGTGAACGGGGCTAA
- a CDS encoding protein meaA — translation MSERDRPWVMRTYAGHSSPAESNALYRRNLEKGQTGLSVAFDLPTQTGYDSDHELARGEVGKVGVPIQHLGDLAALFDGIPLDRMNTSMTINAPALWMLALYQEVALAQNPDALASLSGTTQNDIVKEYLSRGTYIFPPGPSLRLTTDTIAYTVSAMPRWNPVNICSYHLQEAGATPVQEVAFALSTAIAVLDAVRDSGQVAPERFGDVVQRISFFVNAGVRFVEEMCKMRAFVELWDSLTLERYGIEDARQRRFRYGVQVNSLGLTEAQPENNVQRIVLEMLAVTLSKNARARAVQLPAWNEALGLPRPWDQQWSLRLQQVLAYESDLLEYDDLFEGSPVIAAKVSSLAEGARAEMARVEEMGGVIAAVESGYLKSALVSSHAGRRARVESGEDVVVGVNRFTSTEPNPLTTDLGAAVQTVDPSVASRAVSAVQAWRDCRDASAVASALERLKTDAAGPTNLMEASRECARAGVTTGEWAAALRSVFGEYRAPTGVSAAVAPPGASLSSVRERVRRTGDEIGAHLRLLIGKPGLDGHSNGAEQVAVRARDAGFEVVYQGIRLTPAQIVAAAVAEDVHAVGLSVLSGSHLEVVPAVVRGLREAGMHDVPVVVGGIIPPGDARKLLAEGVSAVFTPKDIDLTDMMDHIVTLIRTAQGVR, via the coding sequence ATGAGCGAACGCGACCGGCCGTGGGTGATGCGGACCTACGCGGGGCACTCCAGCCCGGCGGAGTCCAACGCGCTGTACCGGCGCAACCTGGAGAAGGGCCAGACCGGGCTGTCGGTGGCGTTCGACCTGCCGACCCAGACCGGCTACGACTCCGACCACGAGCTGGCCCGCGGGGAGGTCGGAAAGGTCGGGGTGCCGATCCAGCATCTCGGGGACCTGGCGGCGCTCTTCGACGGGATCCCGCTGGACCGGATGAACACCTCGATGACCATCAACGCCCCGGCCCTGTGGATGCTCGCGCTCTACCAGGAGGTGGCGCTGGCCCAGAACCCCGACGCCCTGGCCTCTTTGAGCGGAACCACGCAGAACGACATCGTCAAGGAGTACCTCAGCCGGGGCACCTACATCTTCCCGCCCGGGCCGAGCCTGCGGCTGACCACCGACACGATCGCCTACACGGTCTCGGCGATGCCGCGCTGGAACCCGGTCAACATCTGCAGTTATCACCTGCAGGAGGCCGGGGCCACGCCGGTGCAGGAGGTGGCGTTCGCGCTGAGCACGGCGATCGCGGTGCTCGACGCGGTGCGTGACAGCGGCCAGGTGGCTCCGGAGCGGTTCGGTGACGTGGTGCAGCGCATCTCGTTCTTCGTCAACGCGGGTGTGCGTTTCGTCGAGGAGATGTGCAAGATGCGGGCTTTCGTGGAGCTGTGGGATTCCCTCACCCTCGAGCGCTACGGGATCGAGGACGCGCGTCAGCGGCGTTTTCGTTACGGCGTACAGGTCAATTCGCTCGGGCTGACCGAGGCCCAGCCCGAGAACAACGTGCAGCGAATCGTTCTCGAGATGCTGGCGGTCACCCTGTCGAAGAACGCGCGGGCCCGGGCGGTGCAGTTGCCGGCCTGGAACGAGGCGCTCGGCCTGCCCCGGCCGTGGGACCAGCAGTGGTCGCTGCGGTTGCAGCAGGTACTGGCCTACGAGTCCGACCTCCTCGAGTACGACGACCTTTTCGAGGGCTCGCCGGTGATCGCGGCCAAGGTCTCCTCGCTGGCCGAGGGGGCGCGGGCGGAGATGGCCCGGGTCGAGGAGATGGGCGGCGTGATCGCGGCGGTCGAGTCCGGCTACCTGAAGTCGGCCCTGGTCTCGTCGCACGCGGGGCGGCGGGCCCGCGTCGAATCGGGTGAGGACGTGGTGGTCGGGGTCAACCGGTTCACGTCCACCGAGCCGAATCCGCTCACCACCGATCTGGGCGCGGCCGTGCAGACGGTGGATCCTTCCGTTGCGTCGCGGGCGGTTTCGGCGGTCCAGGCCTGGCGGGACTGCCGGGACGCGTCGGCGGTGGCGTCGGCCCTGGAGCGCCTGAAGACGGATGCGGCCGGCCCCACGAACCTGATGGAGGCCAGTCGGGAGTGCGCCCGGGCGGGGGTCACCACCGGCGAGTGGGCGGCGGCCCTGCGCTCGGTCTTCGGTGAATACCGGGCTCCGACGGGTGTCTCGGCGGCCGTCGCACCTCCGGGCGCCTCCCTGAGCTCGGTCCGCGAGCGCGTGCGGCGCACCGGCGACGAGATCGGCGCCCACCTGCGCCTGCTCATCGGCAAGCCCGGGCTGGACGGGCACTCGAACGGCGCCGAGCAGGTGGCGGTGCGGGCGCGCGACGCCGGGTTCGAGGTGGTCTACCAGGGCATCCGCCTGACCCCGGCCCAGATCGTGGCCGCGGCGGTGGCCGAGGACGTGCACGCGGTGGGTCTCTCGGTGCTGTCCGGGTCTCACCTGGAGGTGGTGCCGGCGGTGGTGCGCGGCCTGCGGGAGGCCGGGATGCACGACGTGCCGGTGGTGGTGGGTGGCATCATCCCGCCCGGCGATGCCCGGAAGCTGCTCGCGGAGGGCGTTTCCGCGGTCTTCACCCCCAAGGACATCGACCTGACGGACATGATGGACCACATCGTCACGCTGATCCGGACGGCCCAGGGCGTCCGTTAG
- a CDS encoding Na+/H+ antiporter: MPLAIELVIILAIAAATAGLANRFALSAPLLLTAFGLVLSFVPGMPTLPLEPDVVLEGLLPPLLYATAVRTPWVDLRRNKRSIGLLSVGLVLVTAFAVAIVVQMVLPEVPFAIALALGAVVAPPDAVAASAVARRVSMPRRVVTLLEGESLLNDATALVTLRTAIAAISGSVGVLSTGADFVWAVAGGVLTGWLLAQLVTFARHKVEDPVLDTSISLLVPFIAYLAAEEIHGSGVIAVVVAGLMLGHRSIDSQSAMSRVTERVIWRTVQFLLESAVFLLIGLQLQDLVSDAIEDESTPNLDVLLLSGAVLLTVIVVRGLWVFPSAYLPRLLVPAIRRHEPRQPAAGVALVGWAGMRGVVTLAAALTIPEDVPGRPALVVAAFSVVAGTLLIQGTTLPWLVRRLRVVGPDPAQDALQEALLQQQAAQAGLDRLGSAKRENDAADVVATLESWGERVANAAWERLGSTDAQRETPASTFHRLRVEMLEAEREIVATVRSDGSVPHDLVERVLERIDQEEAMLDGFSTGSGPSAAERSSNLTTPRPGACEHLQDRPLTRAPASRPDACPECLKLGEHSWVHLRMCLDCGHVGCCDSSPNRHADAHWRESGHPVMRSIELGESWRWCFEDAELG, encoded by the coding sequence GTGCCCCTGGCGATCGAACTCGTCATCATCCTGGCGATCGCCGCCGCAACCGCTGGCCTCGCCAACCGGTTCGCGCTGAGCGCCCCCCTTCTCCTGACCGCCTTCGGGCTCGTGCTCTCGTTCGTGCCCGGTATGCCCACGCTGCCGCTCGAACCCGACGTCGTGCTCGAGGGTCTGCTGCCACCCCTGCTCTACGCCACCGCCGTCCGCACCCCGTGGGTCGACCTGCGCCGCAACAAGCGCTCGATCGGCCTGCTCTCGGTCGGGCTGGTCCTCGTCACCGCGTTCGCCGTCGCGATCGTCGTGCAGATGGTGCTGCCCGAGGTGCCGTTCGCGATCGCCCTGGCCCTGGGCGCGGTGGTGGCCCCGCCGGACGCGGTGGCCGCCAGCGCCGTGGCTCGCCGGGTGTCGATGCCGCGGCGGGTGGTCACCCTGCTCGAGGGCGAGAGCCTGCTCAACGACGCGACCGCCCTGGTCACGCTGCGCACGGCGATCGCCGCGATCTCCGGCTCGGTGGGCGTGCTCTCGACCGGCGCCGACTTCGTCTGGGCGGTCGCCGGGGGTGTGCTGACCGGCTGGCTGCTGGCCCAGCTGGTCACGTTCGCGCGGCACAAGGTCGAGGACCCGGTACTGGACACCAGCATCTCGCTGCTCGTCCCGTTCATCGCCTATCTGGCGGCCGAGGAGATCCACGGCTCCGGCGTGATCGCGGTGGTGGTGGCCGGGCTGATGCTCGGCCACCGCTCGATCGACAGCCAGTCGGCGATGTCCCGGGTGACCGAGCGGGTGATCTGGCGCACCGTGCAGTTCCTGCTCGAGAGCGCGGTCTTCCTGCTCATCGGCCTGCAGCTGCAGGACCTGGTCAGCGACGCGATCGAGGACGAGTCGACCCCGAACCTCGACGTGCTGCTGCTCAGCGGCGCGGTGCTGCTGACGGTCATCGTGGTGCGCGGGCTCTGGGTCTTCCCGTCGGCCTACCTGCCCCGTCTGCTGGTGCCCGCGATCCGGCGGCACGAACCCCGTCAGCCCGCGGCCGGGGTGGCGCTGGTCGGCTGGGCCGGCATGCGCGGTGTGGTCACGCTGGCCGCCGCGCTCACCATCCCCGAGGACGTCCCCGGCCGTCCCGCCCTGGTCGTCGCGGCGTTCTCCGTGGTCGCCGGGACCCTGCTGATCCAGGGCACCACGCTGCCCTGGCTGGTGCGGCGGCTGCGGGTGGTCGGCCCGGACCCGGCCCAGGACGCGTTGCAGGAAGCCCTGCTCCAGCAGCAGGCGGCGCAGGCCGGGCTCGACCGGCTGGGCTCGGCGAAGCGGGAGAACGACGCGGCCGACGTGGTGGCGACCCTGGAGTCGTGGGGCGAGCGCGTGGCCAACGCGGCCTGGGAACGGCTGGGCTCCACCGACGCCCAGCGCGAGACCCCGGCCTCGACCTTCCACCGGCTGCGGGTCGAGATGCTCGAGGCCGAGCGCGAGATCGTCGCCACCGTGCGCAGCGACGGCTCGGTGCCGCACGACCTGGTCGAGCGGGTGCTGGAACGCATCGACCAGGAGGAGGCCATGCTCGACGGCTTCTCCACCGGCTCCGGCCCGTCCGCCGCCGAGCGCTCGTCCAACCTGACCACGCCCCGCCCGGGTGCCTGCGAGCACCTGCAGGACCGCCCCCTCACCCGTGCCCCCGCGTCCCGCCCCGACGCCTGCCCGGAGTGCCTGAAGCTGGGTGAGCACAGCTGGGTGCACCTGCGGATGTGCCTCGACTGCGGCCACGTGGGCTGCTGCGACTCCTCGCCGAACCGGCACGCCGACGCGCACTGGCGCGAGAGCGGGCACCCGGTGATGCGCAGCATCGAGCTGGGCGAGTCGTGGCGCTGGTGTTTCGAGGACGCCGAACTGGGCTGA
- a CDS encoding STAS domain-containing protein, with translation MTGSPDPRTPATPAAPATTASTISTARLDIDVVRPGALLRLNGRLDARSAPTTRTTLHDAVDTGDGELVIEMNRAEIWDGTGLGVIVGTGRRARQAGRQLVLTGVQARELRLLRVARVTWTSSVRPAAMVC, from the coding sequence ATGACGGGATCACCCGATCCGCGCACGCCGGCGACACCGGCTGCCCCGGCGACCACCGCGTCCACCATCTCCACCGCGAGACTGGACATCGACGTGGTGAGGCCCGGGGCCCTGCTGCGCCTGAACGGCCGCCTCGACGCGCGTTCCGCCCCCACCACTCGCACCACGCTGCACGACGCGGTCGACACCGGCGACGGTGAGCTCGTGATCGAGATGAACCGGGCCGAGATCTGGGACGGCACCGGCCTGGGCGTCATCGTCGGCACCGGCCGCCGCGCCCGGCAGGCCGGCCGGCAACTCGTGCTCACCGGGGTGCAGGCCCGTGAGCTGCGGCTCCTGCGCGTCGCCCGGGTCACCTGGACGTCGTCGGTGCGGCCCGCCGCGATGGTCTGCTGA
- the murA gene encoding UDP-N-acetylglucosamine 1-carboxyvinyltransferase, with the protein MEAFRIVGGAPLKGGVRVAGAKNSVLKLMSAALLTEGTTTLSDVPDILDVRIMVKLLTRLGCGVDYVDGSGMLSITTPATPGHKADYDLVRAMRASISVLGPLLARCGAAQVALPGGDAIGSRGLDMHVSGLETLGARIEVEHGFLVAHAPSGLRGAEIRLDFPSVGATENLLMAAVLADGRTVLDNVAREPEVVDLCRMLRRMGAKIDGVASSTLEIIGTESLNPVEHRVVPDRIVAGTWAFAAAITGGDVIVHNGEPGHLELVIDKLVDAGAEVITLADGFRVKGPERPKAVDVATLPYPGFPTDLQPFMVTLCAVSDGAAMITENLFEARFRFVQEIARLGAHVRMDGHHAFVRGVPRLSGAPVEASDIRAGAALVLAGLVADGETIVYEAGHVDRGYDRFDHALRTLGADVRRFEVSESGAAAG; encoded by the coding sequence GTGGAGGCTTTCCGGATCGTGGGTGGTGCGCCGCTGAAGGGCGGCGTGCGGGTGGCAGGCGCGAAGAACAGCGTGCTCAAGCTGATGTCGGCCGCGTTGCTGACCGAGGGCACGACGACCTTGTCGGACGTGCCCGACATTCTCGACGTCCGGATCATGGTCAAGCTGCTGACCCGGCTGGGCTGCGGGGTGGACTACGTCGACGGCAGCGGCATGCTCTCGATCACCACCCCCGCGACGCCGGGGCACAAGGCCGACTACGACCTGGTGCGGGCCATGCGGGCGTCGATCAGCGTGCTCGGCCCGCTGCTGGCGCGGTGCGGGGCGGCCCAGGTGGCGCTGCCCGGCGGTGACGCGATCGGTTCGCGGGGCCTGGACATGCACGTCTCCGGCCTGGAGACGCTCGGTGCCCGGATCGAGGTGGAGCACGGCTTCCTGGTGGCGCACGCCCCGTCGGGCCTGCGCGGCGCCGAGATCCGGCTCGACTTCCCGAGCGTCGGCGCGACCGAGAACCTGCTGATGGCCGCCGTGCTCGCCGACGGCCGCACGGTGCTCGACAACGTGGCCCGCGAGCCCGAGGTCGTCGACCTGTGCCGGATGCTGCGCCGGATGGGCGCGAAGATCGACGGGGTGGCCAGTTCCACTCTCGAGATCATCGGCACCGAGAGCCTCAACCCGGTCGAGCACCGCGTCGTGCCCGACCGCATCGTGGCCGGCACCTGGGCGTTCGCCGCCGCGATCACCGGTGGCGACGTGATCGTGCACAACGGCGAGCCCGGTCACCTCGAGCTGGTCATCGACAAGCTGGTGGACGCGGGGGCCGAGGTGATCACGCTGGCCGACGGTTTCCGGGTGAAGGGGCCCGAGCGCCCGAAGGCGGTGGACGTCGCCACCCTGCCGTACCCGGGTTTCCCCACCGACCTGCAGCCGTTCATGGTCACCCTGTGTGCCGTCTCCGACGGCGCCGCGATGATCACCGAGAACCTGTTCGAGGCCCGTTTCCGGTTCGTGCAGGAGATCGCCCGGCTGGGCGCCCACGTGCGCATGGACGGTCACCACGCCTTCGTGCGGGGTGTGCCGCGGCTGTCCGGCGCCCCGGTCGAGGCCAGTGACATCCGGGCCGGCGCCGCGCTGGTGCTGGCCGGGCTGGTCGCCGACGGCGAGACGATCGTCTACGAGGCCGGGCACGTCGACCGGGGGTACGACCGGTTCGACCACGCCCTGCGCACCCTCGGGGCGGACGTGCGCCGGTTCGAGGTCTCCGAGAGCGGCGCCGCGGCCGGTTAG